The region ATATTGATTCACAATCTAAAGAATTATTTAATTCGATCAAATCTACTGGCACAAGTAAGCAAATAGCCTGGTTATATGGGAAGCTTTCTCCTCAAAGTAATAGTTACCTTACATACTCTACATATAGAGTTGATGTAATCTTAAGAGAAACTATTGCGGTTGGGGTAATAGGAGGTGTAGGTTTAGGGTGGCAACTAAAAGAGTCGCTAAGTTCTTTTGCATGGGAAGAGGTTGTACTTATTTGCACAGCCTTTATTACAATTACATTATCAAGTGAGATATTCACAGAATCATTACACAAAAAGCTTAATTCTATTGATGACTTAACTCAAGCAAATCCAACCCAAACCTTTACTAAATAATGAATTATAAACCTAAGCAATTGATAATAATAGGTGATAGCTCTGTATACGGATGGGGGGATTCTGAAGCGGGTGGATGGAGCACGAGACTAAGTCGTCATTGGATTAATTCAGGTAAGAACGCTGTTATCTATTCATTAGGAATAAGAGGGGATGGGCTTGAAGATGTTGCTCAACGTTGGTATAGAGAGTGGCGATGTAGAGGAGAGCTTAGAAGAAATTTTCCTGAAGGCTTGTTACTTTCAGTAGGCCTTAATGATACTGCAAGAATAGGTAGAGAAGATGGGCGACCTCAACTTTCAGTGGATGCCTTCAGATTTGGATTCGAAAGATTGCTCAAACAAATGAAAAAGGAAGCCCAAGTAATGGTAATAGGGCTGACACCTGTAAATGAAAACAAAATGCCATTTGCAAAATGTCTATGGTATTCAAATAAATCATGTTCTTTATACGAAAGTTTAATAGAAGAAAGCTGTTTAGAGTTGGACGTCCCTTTTCTAGCAACCTATAAAAACATGAGGGATGAGCTGCTATGGAAAGAATGGATAACGGCTGATGGGATTCATCTAAATTCAGAAGGTCATAAATGGCTCTTCAAACGCCTAAGGGAATGGGCTCCTTTAACAACATGGGTGGATTTATGATCTAATAAATCTCTACCTCTTATAGAAAATGAAATCAGTAATCTTAGCTGGTTGTTAAAAATATCAACGCCAACCAAATTGAAAGAATAGAAGCAAAACTAGTTTGAAGAAAGTTAACGACTTCATTTGTAAGCCATTTAAATTTATCTTGGTATATGGCTCCAAATAGACTCTCAGCTATAGTTGCAACAAAACCGCTTAGCAATACGATTAAAAAAGCTGAAAAGGAATTGACAAATGAAAATACATACATCACTAAAGTCATCACAAAGCTACCCACCAAGCTAGCCACTGTCCCTTCAAAGCTTATTGCTCCATCTGTGCCTGCTTTCACAGGCTTTAAACTAGTAATTAAAAAAGTTTTACGTCCCCATCTTTTACCAATCTCACTACCAAATGTATCTGCTAATTTCGATGAGAAGCTTGATGCGAAAGCTATCAAAATAATATATTGGTATTGACTGAAACTACTAAATAGTTTAAAAAGCAAAGCCAATATTGCACCAGTTGCCGCAGATCCCCAGACATTCTCTGGCCCTCGTCTACCATCTCTCCCTTCAGCAATACCTCTTGCCTTTTTATACGAATATCCAATTTTTGTAACTAGAGATCCAAGCACAAGGTATATAACAACTGTCATCCATCCTGTCCAACCTAAGCAACCCCAAAGAATCGTTCCAAGGATGCCTGCATGTACCCATCCTATTCTAGTAAGCAGTGGATAACGTTGGGCAAAAGCAATAAGTAAAAAATTTAGGGAAAAAGCCGTTAACCAATCAACGAGTACATCATTTACAAACATATATCCAAATTTAGAAAATACATTAAAAATTTTAAGTTGATTCAAAAAGAATTCAACGATCGTCTCCAAGATGACATTATTTGTGTAGC is a window of Prochlorococcus marinus subsp. marinus str. CCMP1375 DNA encoding:
- a CDS encoding TIGR00297 family protein, which produces MNQLKIFNVFSKFGYMFVNDVLVDWLTAFSLNFLLIAFAQRYPLLTRIGWVHAGILGTILWGCLGWTGWMTVVIYLVLGSLVTKIGYSYKKARGIAEGRDGRRGPENVWGSAATGAILALLFKLFSSFSQYQYIILIAFASSFSSKLADTFGSEIGKRWGRKTFLITSLKPVKAGTDGAISFEGTVASLVGSFVMTLVMYVFSFVNSFSAFLIVLLSGFVATIAESLFGAIYQDKFKWLTNEVVNFLQTSFASILSIWLALIFLTTS
- a CDS encoding GDSL-type esterase/lipase family protein; the encoded protein is MNYKPKQLIIIGDSSVYGWGDSEAGGWSTRLSRHWINSGKNAVIYSLGIRGDGLEDVAQRWYREWRCRGELRRNFPEGLLLSVGLNDTARIGREDGRPQLSVDAFRFGFERLLKQMKKEAQVMVIGLTPVNENKMPFAKCLWYSNKSCSLYESLIEESCLELDVPFLATYKNMRDELLWKEWITADGIHLNSEGHKWLFKRLREWAPLTTWVDL